One Mercurialis annua linkage group LG3, ddMerAnnu1.2, whole genome shotgun sequence DNA window includes the following coding sequences:
- the LOC126672413 gene encoding ribosomal protein S3, mitochondrial-like, translated as MMIEIILRNRRIPYKYNSYLNEMKKMRSLLSNRTNTNNLIESIKVKSVYQSAFLIAQEISFQLRNKKRSFHSIFSKIVKDIQLRLISSLERSGVAKSYKLRSIHSIIPNPPLMGDVLNAEEHILGCLFY; from the coding sequence ATGATGATAGAGATCATACTGAGAAATAGAAGAATTCCGTACAAGTACAACTCTTATTTGaacgaaatgaaaaaaatgcgaTCTTTGTTGTCTAATAGAACAAACACTAATAACTTAATTGAGTCGATCAAGGTGAAATCTGTTTATCAAAGTGCTTTTCTGATTGCTCAAGAAATCTCTTTTCAACTGAGGAACAAAAAAAGATCATTTCATTCCATTTTTAGTAAAATAGTTAAGGATATTCAACTACGATTAATATCTTCTTTAGAAAGGTCGGGGGTAGCAAAATCTTATAAATTACGATCAATTCATTCAATAATTCCAAATCCCCCGCTCATGGGGGATGTCCTCAACGCCGAGGAACATATACTAGGGTGTCTTTTTTACTAA